ttgcgccaagtacatgataacggtttggaaatttaaccggtttctgaGCCTTGCTTATGACTTGACTACACTTGCAtagaaaatatgaaattcgTCTCAAGGGCCAATTAGATCCTCACGCTGCAacgggcccgacgtcgggccctAGCTAGAGTTgatttccgtttcacgaaataccagggctataaccgcgaaaatcgaagttcgtcaattgcgggcatttttctctgtcactctaattacgtctgagtgagagtaaaagagaaagatccccgcaaattgcgaatttcggttttcgcggtaggccccctgaacaTATTTggcatataaaaatactttgtctctaaggTACCAATtgcatccacactttatcaggcctgataacagacccgatatcgggcccgagaaatattataatttccGTTTTctcaaatatcagcacatcattTACAATGTTTAAAATGCTATCTATCTagcaaaatataatatttgctaCACCCTTTCCAAATAAAGCATATGGTATGCAAATAAAGATCTCTATCTCTCTAAAATCCAAACGCCAAACGTCACTGTCACTGTCACGAAACGTAAATAAAAGGTGTAAAAACATAACGCAGGattctatagaaaatattctaatATCTAATATGAATAACTTTATATTCACAATATCTTACTAAACATGAAAAGAAACACGCACTTATTCGATCTTTATTGGGAAGATATTATAGTGACTTATGTTCTACCTTACCTGACCATACGGGAGTGTTTCAATTTTCGCTGTGTGTCCAAAACATGTCTTCAGatagtaaatatgtattttacacAGATGAAAGCACTGAAACTAATAAATGAAGGTTTCTCCCCACACACACTTAATGtaagttatttattgaaatttaaaacaacCTTGAAATTAAGTAAAAACTATCGAGTAATTtgtattgtgtttatttttcgCAGGTATTCGCAATAAACTGTTCCAAGCTTACAGTATTAAACCTGACTCGATGCTCAACCGTTACAGACGCAGACCTGATTCCAGTTTTACGGCAAAACATAAATTTGGTCAATTTAAACCTAAGTCAATGCAACAATTTGTCAGCAAAGTGTTTACAACCAGTTATTCTATACTGCAACAATTTACGTACGTTGAGACTGGCTCGTTGCTTGTGGCTAACTACAGGGGCGATGGAGGCTCTAGCTTTACACCAGAGTATGCTTGAGGATGTAGATTTGTCCTATTGTGTGACAATCTCAGAAAGTTgcatacttatatttataaaaaagtttagACTTCTCAGAATATTCAATTTGGAAGGCAATTGGCAGATTACAGATAAGTGCTTGTATGCCATGTCGAAGAATAGTGTTGTATTGAAAATGCTCAATCTGGGCGGCTGCTCAGATATCACAGACAAGGGAATCAGGTGAgatacttttttttcttatctcTAGGGCTTCATGAAATTTATAACCTTATGCTGTTTTCCTTTTCAAATATGATCTAGGTTTCTTAAAAGCATGAGTGACAAGGGTGTCATCAGTGGGTGGCAGGAGGAGCCAGCTATCCCCCTGgagaataatttttttaactaaatgtaTGTGCCTCCCACTCCCCTTGGCCATTCGTCATATCGAAAATTGTGTTTGGTCTTAAACTTTTTGATGGTAGTGTAATTAAATatcatgattatttttttacatttcagaGCACTAGCCCTCCACTGCCCCATGCTAGAGGGCCTTCTAATCCGAGGCTGCACAAAGGTGACAGAGAACAGTCTGCAGCTGATGCGGCCGCGGGTGAAGATGGATCGGAGGCCTGTGGACCCGGTGCCAAGGCCTATTTACATACAGATATAAATTGTTTCGTGGGTATGtcacaactccaaattatagcAGGGGTTAAACTAATTTTGCGGTTTAAACTaacgcgacatgtttcggagaacctaggtctcctttctcaagcagcagtgcgagcagcgttcacaaCGGTGGTGCTTCACGTACTGTTGCACGCCGCGTCGCACACTGAGAGAGCTGTTGTTGTAGACGGGCATAGTGGTGTGTTTGGgtgtttaaattcgattataaCAGGGTGTTTACAGGCCATTACGGGGTCAAAGATGTCTTGGCCAAGATTGGACACTCGGACAACACCAATTTTcgaatgtgtggcgaagaggaagagacatTAAGaaacctaatgtgtgaatgtcacgccctcacCAGgcagaatgaaggactttggagcaggctatctggagcCAAAGGAATTCAAAGCACTACTTACTATTAATTgcaccgatttttgaatttcgagggctcgatttcgtcactctaAAATCTGTGGATAACGGCGATTTGATATGTTGGgaatacgagcaatagaaattgagAATCCAGTGGTATTGACTCGTTTTGTATTCTATTAGTATAATTTAAGT
This Cydia pomonella isolate Wapato2018A chromosome 16, ilCydPomo1, whole genome shotgun sequence DNA region includes the following protein-coding sequences:
- the LOC133526310 gene encoding F-box/LRR-repeat protein 15 codes for the protein MKRNTHLFDLYWEDIIVTYVLPYLTIRECFNFRCVSKTCLQIVNMYFTQMKALKLINEGFSPHTLNVFAINCSKLTVLNLTRCSTVTDADLIPVLRQNINLVNLNLSQCNNLSAKCLQPVILYCNNLRTLRLARCLWLTTGAMEALALHQSMLEDVDLSYCVTISESCILIFIKKFRLLRIFNLEGNWQITDKCLYAMSKNSVVLKMLNLGGCSDITDKGIRALALHCPMLEGLLIRGCTKVTENSLQLMRPRVKMDRRPVDPVPRPIYIQI